Proteins encoded in a region of the uncultured Paludibaculum sp. genome:
- a CDS encoding RNA polymerase sigma factor, with protein sequence MISRPLSDDYADDADRELVARAQTGDRQALEELITRHQPWIYNIAVRVLYTTENAEDATQEILMRVVRGIHTFRGESKFRTWLYRLATNQILSFKRKWAAAEPAYSFDWFAGDLDATGLAEIPDPRTVPVPVEVLIEEAKMSCTAAMLLCLDGRQRLVYTLGEIFGVSDSVGAEVVGITPANFRQILARARRDLYTFLDGKCGLVNESNPCRCPKKVRGFMERGYLKPDKLQFATGHLHKVREVASSRGGELIDASDRLYAALYQDQPFVEPPGELVRQALAGVSLDPPN encoded by the coding sequence GTGATATCCAGGCCTCTTTCTGACGATTACGCGGACGATGCGGACCGTGAACTGGTAGCCCGAGCTCAGACCGGCGACCGACAGGCCCTGGAGGAGTTGATCACACGCCACCAGCCCTGGATCTACAACATCGCGGTCCGGGTACTGTACACGACGGAGAACGCGGAAGACGCAACGCAGGAGATCCTGATGCGCGTGGTGCGGGGCATCCACACGTTCCGCGGTGAGAGCAAGTTCCGCACGTGGCTCTACCGTCTGGCCACGAACCAAATCCTCAGTTTCAAGAGAAAGTGGGCCGCGGCCGAGCCCGCTTACTCGTTCGACTGGTTCGCCGGCGATCTGGACGCCACGGGCCTGGCGGAGATTCCTGATCCGCGCACGGTGCCGGTTCCGGTGGAAGTGCTGATCGAGGAAGCCAAGATGTCGTGTACGGCAGCGATGCTGTTGTGCCTGGATGGGCGCCAGCGGCTGGTGTACACGCTCGGCGAGATTTTTGGAGTGAGCGATTCGGTGGGTGCCGAGGTGGTGGGCATCACGCCGGCCAATTTCCGGCAGATCCTCGCACGGGCACGACGGGATCTCTACACGTTCCTGGACGGGAAATGCGGACTGGTCAACGAGTCGAATCCGTGCCGCTGCCCGAAGAAGGTAAGAGGATTCATGGAGCGCGGCTATCTGAAGCCAGACAAGCTGCAATTCGCGACAGGCCACCTGCATAAGGTGCGGGAGGTTGCGTCCAGCCGCGGAGGGGAACTGATCGACGCGTCGGACCGCCTGTATGCGGCGCTGTACCAGGACCAGCCCTTCGTCGAGCCGCCGGGGGAGCTGGTGCGCCAGGCGCTGGCCGGGGTCTCACTGGATCCACCAAATTAG
- a CDS encoding trypsin-like peptidase domain-containing protein, with protein sequence MRVYPFALLSVVCGTASLLYGQSMEGALVAEKAGGSRQARAATAPAALSAPPAERSALRLSGLSAAEQILKPRGLARQSGVVRAVEGLDPAKLDWTVLSDGRQDGRLLVESAGAVKVRVHFVNFDAGQGEVWLRRADGTVAGGPYTGQGPYGDGDFWSDPAEGSQLQVEWVGAQDDQPAFLIDRVSHQWPLASGSDDPMYCQLDVSCYSEYANAAKGVANLDFVADDGGVYICSGELVNSKRSQFAPLFLTANHCMSTETEVRSMVTYWNYQTSKCEGPAPERSASAQISGGTLLASYAAIGGDFTLIQLPKAPSGGYMLGWSATDPDVGAKVTAIHHPGLPPTSWKRIAFGTRDVDQVGAMYIDTELFPLEYFLQFTETGGRVQQGSSGSPLLNGSQQIVGVLSYGLVPIDGISYCDLAGAAGYGKFSVIYPMIREFLEEVPAPALKVSKATVGFSVVDGVTQQPSKQSVVISTDSPRPRGFQISTGAAWLTPSVWTGTVSADEPVTVEFSAASPALPVPGTFNTTATVSMGQVTTASLPVTPVTVSASVNVVSHKPVVVAQVLPDQVVAHTPGRDGTNFEFQLRLEEKAGFAVRISSLKIDGVVYSDHIKDLLGTTDLAANGSIQATIKANLQPSQADRLIEFGGFSPTTGARWSAKATTKFLPLAPASE encoded by the coding sequence ATGCGGGTCTACCCATTTGCCCTTTTGTCTGTCGTCTGCGGAACGGCGTCTCTGCTCTATGGACAGAGCATGGAAGGTGCGCTCGTCGCCGAGAAAGCCGGCGGGTCGCGCCAGGCTCGGGCAGCGACGGCTCCGGCCGCTTTGTCGGCGCCTCCGGCGGAACGGAGTGCGCTGCGGCTGAGTGGCCTGTCGGCAGCCGAGCAAATACTGAAGCCACGCGGGTTGGCACGTCAATCCGGAGTGGTGCGGGCGGTGGAAGGCCTGGATCCGGCGAAACTGGACTGGACTGTACTCTCCGATGGCCGCCAGGATGGCCGTCTGCTGGTGGAGTCGGCCGGTGCGGTGAAGGTTCGGGTTCATTTCGTCAACTTCGACGCGGGCCAGGGAGAGGTCTGGCTGCGGCGTGCAGACGGAACGGTGGCAGGCGGACCCTATACGGGGCAAGGCCCGTACGGCGACGGTGACTTCTGGTCCGATCCAGCCGAGGGGTCCCAGTTGCAGGTGGAGTGGGTCGGCGCGCAGGACGATCAGCCAGCGTTTCTGATCGATCGGGTGTCACACCAATGGCCGCTGGCCTCGGGCAGTGACGATCCGATGTATTGCCAACTGGATGTCTCGTGCTATTCGGAGTATGCGAACGCGGCCAAAGGCGTGGCGAATCTGGACTTTGTGGCCGACGATGGCGGTGTATACATCTGCTCGGGCGAACTGGTGAACAGTAAGCGGTCGCAGTTCGCACCGCTATTCCTGACCGCCAATCACTGTATGAGCACGGAGACCGAAGTCCGTTCCATGGTTACCTATTGGAACTACCAGACTTCCAAGTGTGAGGGTCCGGCGCCGGAACGGTCCGCGTCGGCCCAGATCAGCGGCGGCACGCTACTGGCAAGCTATGCGGCCATCGGCGGGGATTTCACGCTGATCCAATTGCCCAAGGCCCCGAGCGGCGGGTACATGTTGGGGTGGAGTGCCACGGACCCGGATGTGGGGGCGAAAGTCACGGCGATCCATCATCCCGGCCTGCCGCCAACGAGTTGGAAGCGAATCGCCTTTGGGACACGCGACGTCGACCAGGTGGGCGCGATGTACATCGATACCGAGCTCTTCCCCCTGGAGTACTTCCTGCAGTTCACCGAGACCGGAGGACGTGTCCAGCAGGGCTCCTCTGGATCTCCGCTCCTGAATGGGAGCCAGCAGATCGTAGGCGTCCTGTCTTATGGTCTCGTCCCGATCGACGGCATCAGCTACTGTGACCTCGCTGGAGCAGCGGGATACGGCAAGTTCTCGGTGATCTACCCCATGATCCGGGAGTTCCTGGAGGAGGTGCCGGCACCGGCGCTCAAGGTGAGCAAGGCGACGGTAGGGTTCTCGGTCGTGGACGGGGTAACGCAACAGCCATCGAAGCAGAGCGTGGTGATCTCGACGGACTCGCCGAGGCCACGCGGCTTCCAGATCAGCACTGGCGCGGCCTGGTTGACACCCTCGGTATGGACGGGAACAGTCAGCGCGGACGAACCGGTGACCGTGGAGTTTTCGGCCGCCTCTCCGGCACTGCCGGTTCCTGGCACCTTCAACACAACGGCGACGGTGTCCATGGGGCAGGTGACAACCGCTTCGCTGCCAGTTACTCCGGTCACTGTATCGGCGAGTGTGAATGTGGTGTCCCACAAGCCGGTTGTGGTGGCGCAAGTACTACCGGATCAGGTGGTTGCGCATACTCCTGGGCGTGACGGGACGAACTTCGAGTTCCAATTGCGGCTAGAGGAGAAGGCCGGCTTCGCGGTGCGGATCAGCTCCCTGAAGATCGACGGAGTGGTGTACAGCGACCACATCAAGGATCTGCTGGGCACGACGGATCTGGCGGCGAACGGGTCGATTCAGGCCACGATCAAGGCCAATCTGCAGCCTTCGCAGGCAGACCGTCTCATCGAATTCGGCGGATTCTCGCCGACGACGGGCGCGCGCTGGAGCGCCAAGGCGACGACGAAGTTTCTGCCACTGGCGCCGGCCTCGGAGTAG
- a CDS encoding DinB family protein yields the protein MTVQNTEKQAIAVLLTSRLTETGEKLAALAREYPEAQFETAPAAGTRTFGDVLRHVAFWNLYLADSVRGNQPDGAANELPKSKYATKALAIKALTESTNDAVAALREKEEGLDAEKAALAEGIVEHICEHYGQLAVYARLAGVVPPASRN from the coding sequence ATGACAGTCCAAAACACCGAAAAACAGGCGATTGCCGTGTTGTTGACCAGCCGGTTGACAGAGACGGGCGAGAAGCTGGCCGCACTGGCCAGGGAGTATCCGGAAGCACAATTCGAGACCGCGCCGGCCGCGGGGACGCGTACGTTTGGAGACGTGCTGCGGCACGTGGCGTTCTGGAATCTCTACCTGGCCGACTCCGTGCGCGGCAACCAGCCGGACGGCGCGGCGAATGAGTTGCCGAAGTCCAAGTACGCGACGAAGGCCTTGGCCATCAAGGCCCTGACAGAGAGCACGAATGATGCTGTCGCGGCGCTCCGTGAGAAGGAAGAGGGACTGGATGCGGAGAAGGCGGCCTTGGCCGAGGGCATCGTGGAGCACATCTGCGAGCATTACGGGCAGTTGGCGGTCTATGCTCGGCTGGCCGGCGTGGTACCACCCGCGTCGCGGAACTGA
- a CDS encoding AraC family transcriptional regulator encodes MKSNLGVTLPQAQVLARGGGWSVSEVVCTLGPRDRPFEERHSSVSIAIVAAGSFLYRSHAGRELLTPGSLMLGSAERNFECSHEHGTGDRCISFTYSPELFDRLDAEPHFHAMRLPPVRPLSPVIAQASAVLAGAAGPSWEELGIELATHAVQLDRGLSESPGSAGPGAIARVSRVIRAIECDPDAPHDLATLAREARLSPYHFLRTFQQVTGVTPHQFLLRQRLRRAALRLSTEPAKVVDIALECGFGDISNFNRNFRAEFGFSPRAWRKLGGAARQAG; translated from the coding sequence GTGAAATCCAATCTCGGTGTCACCCTGCCTCAGGCGCAGGTGCTCGCGCGCGGCGGCGGCTGGTCTGTCTCTGAAGTCGTGTGCACGCTCGGCCCCCGTGACCGGCCCTTCGAGGAGCGGCACTCCTCTGTCTCCATCGCAATCGTCGCCGCGGGCAGCTTCCTTTACCGCTCGCACGCCGGCCGCGAATTGCTGACGCCCGGCTCGCTCATGCTCGGCAGCGCGGAGCGTAACTTCGAGTGCAGCCACGAGCATGGCACCGGCGACCGCTGCATCTCGTTCACTTACTCGCCGGAGTTGTTCGACCGTCTGGACGCCGAGCCGCACTTCCACGCCATGCGCCTGCCGCCGGTCCGGCCCCTGTCGCCCGTCATCGCCCAAGCTTCCGCCGTCCTCGCCGGAGCCGCCGGACCGTCCTGGGAGGAACTCGGCATCGAACTCGCGACTCACGCCGTCCAGCTCGATCGCGGCCTGTCCGAGTCGCCCGGTAGCGCGGGCCCTGGAGCGATTGCGCGAGTCTCGAGAGTCATCCGCGCGATCGAGTGCGATCCCGACGCGCCGCACGACCTCGCCACCCTGGCCCGCGAGGCCCGGCTCAGCCCCTACCACTTCCTCAGGACCTTTCAGCAGGTCACCGGAGTCACCCCGCATCAGTTCCTACTCAGGCAGCGGCTGCGGCGCGCGGCCCTCCGCCTCAGCACGGAACCCGCCAAGGTAGTCGACATCGCACTGGAATGCGGCTTCGGCGACATCTCGAATTTCAACCGCAACTTCCGGGCCGAGTTCGGCTTCAGCCCGCGCGCCTGGCGCAAGCTCGGCGGTGCGGCACGGCAGGCAGGCTGA
- a CDS encoding helix-turn-helix domain-containing protein gives MDARDRKETERLSAVVLGTLDEESVRGTLPRRAHRSRTQFYRLFRALIEETPEAMRRRLLLERAAWQLGSTRLSVTEIALEASYGSLEAFTRAFRKAFRVSPSLYRRMGAQLIHLPAPNGFHFCAPGSKSEGALAMDLFDRFAGTDTWHTKKLLEAAAGLTDEQLDKPTGQVVNVLPWEKEPESLRAILERLVFTKEVWAAALLGGAMPEEKQPAEQRTPAGLLARFEKADADFLRALAEVRNRGSWDDTFIDALCEPAETFTFGGMFAHVITFNTYRRLIALGVLRELGVKVEGFGCPTEYEMAVAPWRGVEMAR, from the coding sequence ATGGATGCGAGAGATAGGAAAGAGACCGAACGTCTGTCCGCCGTCGTTCTGGGAACCCTCGACGAGGAGAGCGTGCGGGGCACTTTACCGCGGCGCGCGCACCGCAGCCGGACTCAGTTCTACCGCCTCTTCCGGGCTCTGATTGAAGAGACTCCGGAAGCGATGCGGCGGAGACTGCTGCTGGAGCGCGCGGCCTGGCAACTGGGCTCCACACGGCTCTCCGTGACCGAGATCGCGCTGGAGGCCAGCTACGGCTCCCTCGAGGCGTTCACCCGGGCATTTCGCAAAGCGTTCCGCGTTTCGCCGAGCCTTTACCGGCGCATGGGAGCGCAACTGATTCACCTGCCGGCGCCAAATGGATTCCATTTCTGCGCGCCGGGATCCAAATCTGAAGGAGCACTGGCAATGGACCTGTTCGATCGATTTGCGGGCACGGATACGTGGCATACGAAGAAGCTGCTGGAAGCGGCCGCGGGCTTGACGGACGAGCAACTGGATAAGCCTACGGGGCAGGTGGTGAACGTGCTGCCGTGGGAGAAGGAGCCAGAGAGCCTGCGTGCGATTCTGGAGCGGCTGGTATTCACAAAAGAGGTCTGGGCGGCCGCGCTGCTGGGTGGAGCGATGCCGGAGGAGAAACAGCCTGCCGAGCAGCGGACTCCGGCCGGACTGCTGGCTCGATTCGAGAAGGCGGACGCCGACTTTCTGCGGGCTTTGGCAGAGGTGAGGAACAGGGGCAGCTGGGACGATACATTCATTGATGCGCTGTGCGAGCCGGCGGAGACCTTCACGTTCGGAGGAATGTTCGCGCACGTGATCACCTTCAACACCTATCGGCGGCTGATCGCATTGGGCGTGCTGCGGGAACTGGGCGTGAAAGTGGAAGGCTTCGGCTGCCCCACGGAATACGAGATGGCCGTGGCGCCGTGGCGGGGCGTGGAGATGGCGCGGTAG